The Saccharomyces mikatae IFO 1815 strain IFO1815 genome assembly, chromosome: 11 genome has a segment encoding these proteins:
- the LAS1 gene encoding rRNA-processing protein LAS1 (similar to Saccharomyces cerevisiae LAS1 (YKR063C); ancestral locus Anc_1.200): MIPPRIVPWRSSGELEELKCWFYPRSKAIIGDMRHRAVQKVQSYQLKGSQYLPHVVDSTAQITCAVLLDEKETSSGVDQDSIPIRLSYVMALIRFVNGLLDPTQQSQFAIPLHTLAAKIGLPSWFVDLRHWGTHERDLPGLEILRWAANEALSWLYEHYWNDGELEDDGDDSHDNGYEYERNDKLEKYMGSLANTLDKWKRLKNEFSEHKWVWENASDSLITSSNFSGSDLTNLYSGKRKGSYESSSETMIRENLRQWQELWKLSIYHNVVLENFFSNYDPLLLKVLMLNLNNFDWKLIEWVAKNYKAQQDDNNVTTILKKKFNVWKELQKKLLDVIINNLDNRNVKNKWQNWEKLIDENASYLILYFCQSMLAKLDTEKTCGNSWRNKKRRRQPDSTMEIETKLKENIDNLSLRFSEGDMKLYDFTPADKDLFPMKKKTSPALKTDTNDILGDLACLKQRMTNSVIVSKKKKSEDNDAAPLKSWSRVQNWQPRPFGVL; this comes from the coding sequence ATGATACCACCACGCATTGTTCCATGGAGAAGCTCTGGCGAATTAGAAGAGCTAAAATGTTGGTTTTACCCGAGAAGCAAAGCTATCATAGGTGATATGAGACATCGTGCTGTGCAAAAAGTACAGAGCTACCAGCTTAAAGGTTCGCAGTATTTGCCTCATGTAGTAGACTCTACAGCACAAATAACATGTGCTGTTCTGCtagatgaaaaggaaacaagTTCGGGAGTGGACCAAGACTCTATTCCCATTCGATTGTCTTATGTAATGGCCTTGATTCGTTTTGTCAATGGCCTGTTAGATCCAACACAGCAGTCTCAATTTGCCATTCCCTTGCATACATTGGCGGCTAAAATTGGGCTTCCTTCTTGGTTTGTTGATTTGAGGCACTGGGGCACGCATGAAAGAGATTTACCTGGCCTTGAAATTCTTCGTTGGGCCGCCAATGAAGCATTGTCTTGGCTATATGAACATTACTGGAACGATGGGGAGTTGGAAGATGACGGGGACGATTCACATGATAATGGTTACGAATACgaaagaaatgataaaCTAGAAAAGTATATGGGGTCGTTAGCTAATACACTTGATAAGTGGAAACGACTTAAAAATGAGTTTTCAGAGCACAAATGGGTATGGGAAAATGCCAGCGATAGCTTAATCACAAGTAGTAATTTTTCCGGAAGCGACTTGACTAACCTCTATTCCGGAAAGAGGAAAGGTTCGTACGAAAGCTCATCTGAAACAATGATCAGAGAAAACTTGCGTCAGTGGCAAGAGCTTTGGAAATTATCCATTTATCATAACGTTGTACttgagaattttttcagcAATTATGATCCACTTTTGCTCAAAGTATTAATGCTAAATTTAAATAATTTTGACTGGAAATTAATTGAATGGGTGGCTAAGAACTACAAAGCCCAACAAGATGATAACAATGTCACGAcgattttaaagaaaaaattcaatgttTGGAAAGAACTACAGAAAAAACTGTTGGATGTTATAATAAATAACCTTGACAACAGAAATGTTAAAAATAAGTGGCAAAATTGGGAGAAACTTATCGATGAAAATGCATCGTACTTAATACTATATTTCTGCCAGTCTATGCTAGCCAAATTAGATACCGAAAAGACTTGTGGGAATTCATggagaaacaaaaaacgCAGAAGACAACCTGATAGTACAATGGAAATCGAGAccaaattaaaagaaaacatagATAACTTATCATTGAGGTTTAGCGAAGGCGACATGAAACTGTATGATTTTACCCCTGCAGACAAAGACCTTTTCccaatgaagaagaaaaccagTCCTGCATTGAAAACTGACACCAATGATATACTAGGCGATTTGGCGTGCTTGAAGCAAAGGATGACCAATAGCGTAATAGtcagtaaaaaaaagaaatcagaGGACAACGATGCTGCACCTTTGAAAAGTTGGTCAAGGGTACAAAATTGGCAACCTAGACCCTTTGGTGTTCTGTGA
- the OAF3 gene encoding Oaf3p (similar to Saccharomyces cerevisiae OAF3 (YKR064W); ancestral locus Anc_1.199) has translation MYYESQARTKKRHRITVVCTNCKKRKSKCDRTKPCGTCTRLGDADSCIYLNDNAGKLESGSTLNGIEPVRKQTNPVEGTSPGFIKKRKLPQLKQNKDYRQRTQEVENLTSGFYLPIHEEAPLFIDLIPHGFYLETKRSADNLFSLFTDRAIENRDPYLQAMVTFRSIAIKKMMNKLGSKGNNVKNGSLPKSFEALSTFDADDERHNSNGIVDKGNNFRMHQTIHKSLFNKFAQYRENNATKFSESSEPIVAKDYLPPLKVLENEVLVLFEEKIYDTIPIFDMKVLRHEIRVFYENIVEKGNSISVKHYDHMVFCIILLIIKICRLSVQFSKLTPYIYPVLQEIDTSKFLALVKLYLFETKVLRKCNLLQLQCLILLRFLHWCAPEDGDGTETQYCQILMGTIISSCKEMGINWYCFSQPQKYTFKVNRCTRPSYDIMKTSDYVSIFRKIWSYVLFWDRKMCFISGEECQVGKTLQFHFKEEGDTTTWYMQMLPLDSLMKKINDTLNDDPGRVDLNLLRRLISDLKSKFHILASLSKNGKHTMNHCDFEMEWIIDLFSLSLLHAEMIFYEYDCNIAEFYKSFQNLWDMMIHISEKCYNYFFNSDDLEVDSLAKFYTNRIVEIVANKILVLIPAFILRGDRFKTIQYNDKKKMVEFLYGVSSVYFNEFGFEYYRCFKKMFTAKISYKILNRSCEKDAWRIILEFLLNELELEENGDSLTDPKDMRLKDACVMISGFHKAVQKYGRYDSDILSIWNNEFYPIGKYNDHMVGFKFQMRVKVMQEFLDMEKYSEKFNIFSSFYDHASSQLARHTEADTNVSTTNKRLEKRPQKELVQQSVSAALPVNDLIVSEFDMIQDIFDPVDFVSFF, from the coding sequence atgtaCTACGAATCTCAAGCGAGAACAAAGAAACGACATAGAATTACTGTGGTATGTACAAattgcaaaaaaagaaaaagtaagtGTGATCGAACAAAACCATGTGGAACATGTACACGACTGGGAGACGCTGACAGCTGTATTTACTTGAATGATAATGCTGGGAAGTTAGAATCAGGTTCTACTTTAAATGGTATTGAACCTGTAAGGAAACAAACAAATCCTGTGGAAGGAACCAGTCCAGGGTTCattaaaaagagaaaacttCCACAACTCAAACAGAATAAAGATTATCGGCAAAGAACGCAAGAAGTAGAAAACCTAACATCTGGATTTTATTTACCGATACATGAAGAAGCCCCCTTATTTATTGACCTAATCCCTCATGGGTTTTATTTAGAAACCAAGAGATCTGCTGATAATCTATTTAGTCTGTTCACAGATAGAGCAATTGAAAACCGCGATCCTTACCTGCAAGCAATGGTAACATTTAGAAGTATTGcaatcaagaaaatgatgaataaATTAGGAAGTAAGGGAAATAATGTTAAAAATGGAAGTTTACCAAAATCGTTTGAAGCTTTATCCACATTCGATGCTGATGATGAACGTCATAATAGCAATGGTATTGTTGATAAGGGTAATAACTTCCGAATGCACCAGACAATTCATAAGTCTTTGTTTAATAAGTTTGCGCAATACAGAGAAAATAATGCTACTAAATTTAGCGAAAGCTCTGAACCTATTGTAGCCAAAGATTATCTACCCCCTTTGAAAGTCCTAGAAAATGAAGTTTTAGTTCTTTTTGAGGAAAAGATATACGACACTATACCTATTTTCGATATGAAAGTTTTACGTCATGAAATTAGGGTCTTCTATGAAAATATTGTAGAAAAAGGGAATTCAATCTCTGTAAAGCACTATGATCATATGGTTTTCTGCATAATTTTGTTAATCATTAAAATATGTCGGCTTTCTGTCCAATTTTCTAAactaacaccgtatattTATCCAGTccttcaagaaattgataCATCCAAGTTTTTGGCCCTCGTTAAACTTTATTTGTTTGAGACAAAGGTCCTTAGAAAATGTAACTTATTACAATTACAATGTCTCATATTGCTAAGGTTCTTACATTGGTGTGCACCAGAAGATGGTGATGGGACTGAAACTCAATACTGCCAAATCTTGATGGGAACAATAATATCATCATGTAAAGAAATGGGCATTAATTGGTACTGCTTTTCTCAACCACAAAAATATACATTTAAAGTCAACCGGTGTACAAGACCTTCGTACGatataatgaaaacaagCGATTATGTGTcaatttttagaaaaatttggagTTACGTTTTATTTTGGGACAGAAAAATGTGTTTTATTAGTGGTGAAGAATGCCAAGTCGGGAAAACCTTGCAATTTcattttaaagaagaaggagataCAACAACATGGTACATGCAAATGTTGCCACTGGATAgcttgatgaaaaagataaatGATACGTTAAATGATGACCCAGGGAGGGTAGATTTGAACTTATTACGCCGGCTGATTAGcgatttgaaaagtaaGTTTCACATTTTAGCAAGTCTGTCAAAGAACGGGAAACACACGATGAACCATTGTGATTTTGAAATGGAATGGATTATTGATTTGTTCTCATTGAGCTTATTGCATGCAGAAATGATCTTTTATGAATATGACTGCAATATTGCAGAGTTTTACAAgagttttcaaaacttaTGGGATATGATGATTCATATTTCAGAGAAGTGCTATAACTACTTTTTCAACAGTGATGACTTGGAGGTGGATTCACTAGCCAAGTTTTATACTAACAGAATTGTGGAAATTGTAGCGAATAAAATCTTGGTCCTCATTCCCGCATTCATTCTTAGAGGAGATCGGTTCAAAACAATTCAGtataatgataaaaagaaaatggttGAGTTCCTTTATGGTGTCTCTTCGGTGTATTTTAACGAATTTGGCTTCGAGTATTATCgttgtttcaaaaaaatgtttaCAGCTAAAATAAGCTATAAGATCTTGAACCGCTCATGTGAAAAAGATGCATGGAGAATCATTTTGGagtttttattgaatgaaCTAGAACTAGAAGAGAACGGTGATAGTTTGACAGATCCCAAAGATATGAGATTAAAAGACGCCTGTGTAATGATATCAGGATTTCACAAGGCGGTGCAAAAATATGGTAGATATGATTCAGATATCCTAAGTATATGGAATAACGAGTTTTATCCCATAGGAAAATACAACGATCATATGGTAGGCTTTAAGTTTCAGATGCGCGTAAAAGTAATGCAGGAGTTCTTGGATATGGAGAAGTATTCCGAGAagtttaatattttttcatccttTTATGATCATGCTAGTTCACAATTAGCCAGACATACGGAAGCAGATACCAACGTAAGCACGACGAATAAACGACTAGAGAAAAGACCCCAGAAGGAACTAGTGCAACAATCTGTATCAGCAGCTTTACCTGTCAACGATTTAATTGTTTCTGAGTTTGACATGattcaagatatttttgatCCTGTGGATtttgtatcttttttttga
- the PAM17 gene encoding Pam17p (similar to Saccharomyces cerevisiae PAM17 (YKR065C); ancestral locus Anc_1.196), with protein MFTSVAKLSQQRFLIRQPSLTAATLRATTTILPLRPYSQPASLQDSTNLTWSNFFKLRKQQRRINVGSSLFTGLLGCNISWAYLSTMEIDPTQLLFGFDPLTVISAGIIVSGTLGYLLGPIVGSQVFKLAHNRQLTQFNDKNKEFLKHIINNRVDASSQSFSNPVPDYYGEKIGSLKEYKQWLRDCHAYAKKAKEFL; from the coding sequence atgtttACCAGTGTCGCTAAACTGTCACAACAAAGGTTTTTAATTAGGCAACCATCTCTCACTGCTGCCACATTGCGCGCAACCACAACGATATTACCCTTAAGACCATATTCTCAGCCCGCATCCCTCCAAGACTCGACTAACTTGACATGGtccaatttcttcaagttaAGAAAGCAACAACGTAGAATAAATGTTGGTTCTTCGCTGTTTACTGGGCTCTTGGGGTGTAACATTTCATGGGCTTACCTGTCTACTATGGAAATAGACCCCACCCAATTGCTTTTCGGATTCGACCCATTAACTGTTATTTCAGCAGGAATAATAGTCTCTGGTACATTGGGCTACTTATTGGGCCCCATAGTTGGCTCACAAGTGTTCAAGCTCGCCCACAACCGGCAATTGACACAGTTCAATGACAAGAATAAAGAGTTTTTGAAGCATATTATCAATAATAGAGTTGATGCCTCTTCTCAGAGCTTTAGTAATCCTGTTCCAGACTATTACGGCGAGAAGATAGGATCTCTGAAGGAATATAAACAATGGCTGAGAGATTGTCATGCTTACGCCAAAAAAGCAAAGGAATTCCTGTAA